The genomic region GTAAGTCTTGTGCAAGTACAATATGTTTCTTTATTAAGATTAGATGTAATGTTAATTTGTTTCCTCGAAGCAGCCATAGGAGCAATCTTTTCGTCGACTGATACAGTGTGTACACTTCAGGTAGATTACAATTTTAAGAATTCTCTACATTGTTTTCATGGCTAGCTTCAATTTTTGGATGTTCTAATTAAGGCCACTAATCCGCATTCAGGTTCTTAATCAAGATGATACTCCTTTACTATACAGCTTGGTCTTTGGGGAAGGAGTTGTAAATGATGCAACATCAGTTGTCCTGTTCAACGCCATACAGAAGATGGATGTTACAAGACTCAATTCAAAAACTGTACTCAGGGTTGTTGGAGATTTTCTTTACTTGTTCTTGACAAGCACTGCTCTGGGTGTCACTGTAAGTTTGTATATCTAAATCTTGCCAATGGGTGACACATTTGATGACATTGTATGTTTTTATATCAAGAATTCTAGTTTACTTgtatatttctcatattttgcACAAGCTTAGCAGTCATAAATAAAGTCAACTCTGAAACATTTTTCTGATTTGAAAggatattgaaaaaaaaggCAGGATACTAGgatttcaaatttttcatgTTCTTATGGCATAGTcctgtttattaatttaattaactatGTGCACATCTGCATTACGCATAATTAGGAATGAATTGTCCTGGTTCGTGCTTGTGCAGCTGTGCACTTCTTCAGTTTGTTTGATGTCTAGATTCTTCACTATCTTTGCTTAATTgttatctttttttctatcaGACTGGACTTGTGACAGCGTTTATACTTAAAACCTTATACTTCGGAAGGTAAAAAACTTGCCTCAAAAATGTGTTTCTGCAATAGATGGATATAAACTGTCAAAGTGGGATGTTTCTTTCCAAATTTTAGAGGCCAAGCATAACATATTGAGCTGATATTCATATGTAGACATTCAAGCATTCGAGAAATTGCTCTGATGGTTTTAATGGCGTATCTCTCTTACATGTTGGCCGAGGTATTATCTGCTTGAAAGTTACTTTTCTAGATCAATCAATTGACCAcgtctataatttttatatgattgACGAGTCTAAACTACTGTTTCGCCGTGTAGCTGCTAGAACTAAGTGGTATTCTCACAGTTTTCTTCTGTGGGATTCTCATGTCACATTACGCATGGCATAATGTGACCGAAAGCTCAAGAATCACAACCAGGTACACAGATGATAATGACAGACAACCTGTActattatcttatataatttgtGGTCTAACATTCTTCACTTCTCGGCATTTATTCAGGCATGTATTTGCAATGATGTCATACGTTGCCGAGACCGTCATATTTCTCTATGTGGGGATGGATGCACTTGACATCGAGAAGTGGAGGACGAGTAAGATAAAGTACTACTACTCCGTCTACTGTTTAGCAGCTTAATTTTACTTGGAAATGATATCAGATTCAACATCCTGCAAAGTTGAATTAAACTAGATAGAGAACCTTTTTGAGTTTGTTGTGTTAAATAATGGAAGAAATTATATCTGTAGCCTCTGATTTGCAGTTTTGGAACTTCAATGAGCATATGTAGCACATTGGTGATGCTAGTATTGCTTGGACGAGCCGCATTCGTGTTTCCACTCTCTGGTTTTTCCAATTTCATGAATAGAGGAAGAACATCGTTAATCACATTCAAGCAACAAGTtagtttgctttttccttttttcgtTTAACTCCTATGGGaatattcatttttcaaagaaagagcAAGGAATTTCTATTCAGTTGGTGTTTGGTAAATTGAGACTACTGTTTAGGTAATTATTTGGTGGGCTGGACTAATGAGAGGTGCAGTGTCAATTGCTTTGGCGTACAAACAGGTGTGCTTTTTGCTCaatgatttttaattgtttcaGATGGTTTGATTGAAACAACAGTGGTATtgtaattttatcaattaatattttcctaCTTCG from Ricinus communis isolate WT05 ecotype wild-type chromosome 9, ASM1957865v1, whole genome shotgun sequence harbors:
- the LOC8277557 gene encoding sodium/hydrogen exchanger 4 isoform X3; the protein is MERLTDLAGNLAHEHAQVVPLTLFVAVLCLCLVIGHLLEENRWVNESITAIIMGCVCGIFILVLSKGKSSHILRFNEELFFIYLLPPIIFNAGRWTFPGLGLLGLTGRDYLAIGAIFSSTDTVCTLQVLNQDDTPLLYSLVFGEGVVNDATSVVLFNAIQKMDVTRLNSKTVLRVVGDFLYLFLTSTALGVTTGLVTAFILKTLYFGRHSSIREIALMVLMAYLSYMLAELLELSGILTVFFCGILMSHYAWHNVTESSRITTRHVFAMMSYVAETVIFLYVGMDALDIEKWRTSKINFGTSMSICSTLVMLVLLGRAAFVFPLSGFSNFMNRGRTSLITFKQQVIIWWAGLMRGAVSIALAYKQFTFSGVTSNPVNAAMVTTTIIVVLFTTMVFGFLTKPLIYFMLPHDDNNRNNHQEVKIPKDDVRLPLLSLEESAATNLQRATDSLSMLIESPVYTIHYYWKKFDNAYMRPIFGGPRSSQQEC